The Hordeum vulgare subsp. vulgare chromosome 4H, MorexV3_pseudomolecules_assembly, whole genome shotgun sequence genomic interval gttgtgttcggtgaactgaagcggcatcgctctaacacacatttcaacaaacacctctagtacatccaagaaaaatggagagctagcacacacccacactcttccatccaagaagaatgcaaggaagagtggagaggggggctgtggccaatacatataggcagaggactttagtcccggtttgagacacaaaccgggactaaaggtggcgcacatgcgggctgcacaccgcgtagccctttagtcccgttttttgtccaaaccgggactaaaggctccttacgggccgggaccaaagcctcgtgggcggcattgcgattttagggcgacgtggccgggcctttagtcccggcccagatggaggccgggactaaagggtccaggccaaaggcccgttttccactagtgatacacacaaggcattcctttagTGTcactgagttgcatgatctcatggtcataagaacagatACATTGAAATGCAAAAAGCAATAACAGTAAACTTGATACAATCAAACActatgcttacggtttgggtattgtccatcacatcaaatgacaactcatgcttatagctaggaaaccttagtcatctttgatcaacaagctagtccagtagaggcttactagagacaCTTTGTTgtatatgcatccacacatgtatttgaattttCGATCAATACAGctgtatcatggataataaacgattatcatgaacaaagaaatataataataaccactttattactacctctagggcatattttcaatagtGTGAGGCAAACTGGTTTCAGAAAAAATACATGGGGGCTTGGAATTTAGGACGGGCGTGTGCACACTTGTGAGCGCACATCTTGGAATGAGAGCTTGATAACATAGGTTGCTTTGGTAGCCACCCTAAACACATGTTATTCACCACTTATATACCATCCTCATTTGATTGTCAAATTCAAATATCCAAACATGGTGTTACATTTTCTAACCTTGCATTCTAAATATGCCCTCAATTTGCCGTTTGAGATAAAGTGTTCAAATTGTTTGTATAGAATACAAATTTGTCACTCTTCTTTCTAGAGGAGGGCATATGATCAATTTGAGTCTTTTCTTGTTGAGCAAACCAAATTGGAGATATTAGATTGTTGCTTTGCCAAACACAAGTACATATCCTATTTACTACTTAGGTCGATGCATATTGTCGTGCCACCTGCCCCCTCCCACGCTTTCTCTATGTACATTGGGCCAACCAAAAAATCTCTCCTTTTTGGTTTTGGGAAGGTTCTAGAACCTTCTCAgacatttttcttttagtttttaaTGTATTTCATTTCTTCTAATTTCCATTTGtatttgtattttttatttttgaaatcaTGAATGTATTTGAATTTGCGGAACATTTTTGAATCATGAAcgtctttttttcaaaatcatgaataGTTTTTTAACGGCGAACATTTTAAAATCATGAAGAATTTCTTAATTCATGAATAATCAGAAATCCTAAActttttttcttcaaaatcatGAATAATTCGTGAGCTCTCTTTCTAGCGCGCGGGTTGCGAGTGTACTATTTCTTTTATTTATCTTCACTTCATTTTTTTAGGGGCTTTATATCTTCACTTCATGTAAGCTCAAACGGGCCTATAACTTGCACCCCTTGTTCATGGGCCGAAAACATCCGCTTCATTTTCTGACCCACGCCCGCCGCATCGTGCCTAGCACGTCAGAAAAAAGACCTCTTTACCCCCTCCTCATCCGGCGGCAACCGAACCACCCCGAGGGCATTTTCGTACCAAAAGCAGCCAAAACCCTAGCCCGCCGATCTATAAGTAGCGAGCCAGGAGAAGCCCTAGCAGCCGGGTCCAACCGCAGCCGCCGCCATGTCGAAGCGAGGTGAACCTTCTCCCCCCTTTCTCCGATCGATTCTTGATCTGCCACGGCGCAATCTCATCTCTGACAATGTTCTTCTTGGCGCTGTTTGATCCGATCCAGGGAGGGGAGGCTCCGCGGGGAACAAGTTCCGGATGTCGCTGGGTCTGCCGGTGGCGGCGACGGTGAACTGCGCCGACAACACGGGCGCCAAGAACCTCTACATCATCTCCGTCAAGGGCATCAAGGGCCGCCTCAATCGTCTCCCGTCGGCCTGCGTCGGCGACATGGTCATGGCCACCGTCAAGAAGGGGAAGCCCGATCTGCGAAAGAAGGTCATGCCCGCAGTCATCATCCGCCAGCGCAAGCCGTGGCGACGCAAGGACGGTGTCTTCATGTACTTCGAAGGTATTTGCCTCCCTCCTCGTAGTATGATCCGTCAGTCGATCACTGATGGATACATGATGAATCTTGATCAT includes:
- the LOC123449842 gene encoding 60S ribosomal protein L23-like, with the translated sequence MSKRGRGGSAGNKFRMSLGLPVAATVNCADNTGAKNLYIISVKGIKGRLNRLPSACVGDMVMATVKKGKPDLRKKVMPAVIIRQRKPWRRKDGVFMYFEDNAGVIVNPKGEMKGSAITGPVGKECADLWPRIASNANAIV